A single window of Ignavibacteriota bacterium DNA harbors:
- a CDS encoding uracil-DNA glycosylase — protein MPSTTLFEDYSNCKSLTELYDSIHNCQKCPLGKTRTKFVFGSGNPNADAMIIGEAPGADEDQQGLPFVGRAGKLLTDILKAINFERDEVYIANILKCRPPNNRNPLPPEMDECTPYLYKQIDLIKPKAILLLGLIAAGSLLKTKDSLTKLRGNVFDLNGIKAMVTYHPAALLRNPNWKRGCWEDVQKFRKLYDSIK, from the coding sequence ATGCCCTCAACAACGTTATTTGAAGATTACTCAAACTGCAAAAGCTTAACAGAACTTTACGATTCCATTCATAATTGTCAGAAATGTCCTCTTGGCAAAACCAGAACAAAATTTGTTTTCGGGTCCGGAAATCCAAATGCCGACGCAATGATAATTGGCGAAGCACCGGGTGCGGATGAAGATCAGCAAGGACTTCCATTTGTTGGCAGAGCAGGAAAATTACTGACCGATATTTTAAAAGCTATTAATTTTGAAAGAGACGAAGTGTATATTGCCAATATTTTAAAATGTCGTCCGCCGAATAATAGAAATCCGCTTCCGCCGGAAATGGATGAATGTACACCTTATTTGTACAAACAAATTGATTTGATAAAACCAAAGGCCATTTTACTTTTGGGTTTAATTGCCGCAGGCAGTTTATTAAAAACAAAAGACAGCTTAACAAAATTACGCGGCAATGTTTTTGATTTGAATGGAATAAAAGCTATGGTCACTTATCATCCCGCCGCGCTATTGAGAAATCCTAATTGGAAAAGAGGCTGCTGGGAAGATGTTCAAAAATTTAGAAAATTATATGACAGCATAAAATAA
- the dnaB gene encoding replicative DNA helicase — protein MDQLQNQNNLINQPPQAVEVERAILGAIMLEREAIDKVASVVQSECFYDKKNQLIFDAMLSLYESNEPIDSVSLYEELKKNNKIEAVGGPVYISKLSQNISSAANVDYHARIVLEKWILRKLINSSMEIATSAYKGNEDVFDILDSAEAKIFEITEAGLKESYKTMDRAVREAIEHIEAIHSKNISSFSVPTGFFGLDDMLGGFQKSDLIIIAARPSMGKTAFALSAARNAAVDNQVPIAVFSLEMATIQLVIRLICAEARINAHSVRTGKFKAEDGPRISRTAHKLSQAPIYIDDTPGQTVLEIRAKARRLKSEKNIGLIIIDYLQLMSSSTRMDSREREISTISRSLKALAKELNVPVIALSQLNRAVESRSDKRPQLSDLRESGSIEQDADVVIFLNRPEYYGITQFADGESTEGIAEIIVGKQRNGPTGDVRLKFLKDFARFENLDLFHSSFEQQISSSEEEDLPI, from the coding sequence ATGGATCAATTACAAAATCAAAATAATCTCATCAATCAGCCGCCGCAAGCTGTTGAAGTGGAAAGAGCAATATTAGGCGCAATAATGCTTGAAAGAGAAGCAATTGATAAAGTTGCATCAGTTGTTCAATCCGAATGTTTCTACGATAAAAAGAATCAATTAATTTTTGACGCGATGCTTTCGCTGTATGAATCTAATGAACCCATTGATTCTGTCTCTCTCTATGAAGAATTAAAAAAGAACAATAAAATTGAAGCTGTAGGCGGACCGGTTTATATAAGTAAATTATCGCAAAATATTTCTTCAGCCGCAAATGTTGATTATCACGCCAGAATAGTTTTAGAAAAATGGATACTGCGAAAGCTCATCAATTCATCAATGGAAATTGCAACAAGCGCGTACAAAGGCAATGAAGATGTATTTGATATTTTGGATTCCGCCGAAGCAAAAATATTTGAAATTACAGAAGCGGGATTAAAAGAATCATACAAAACTATGGACCGCGCAGTTCGTGAAGCGATAGAGCATATTGAGGCAATTCATTCAAAGAATATTTCTTCATTTTCTGTTCCAACGGGATTTTTTGGTTTGGATGATATGCTTGGCGGTTTTCAAAAATCTGATCTTATTATTATTGCAGCAAGACCTTCAATGGGAAAGACCGCATTTGCTCTTTCCGCGGCAAGAAATGCCGCCGTTGATAATCAAGTTCCGATAGCGGTGTTTAGTTTGGAAATGGCAACTATACAATTAGTAATAAGATTAATTTGCGCAGAGGCACGCATAAACGCTCACAGTGTTAGAACTGGAAAATTTAAAGCTGAAGATGGCCCCAGAATTAGCAGAACAGCGCATAAACTTTCGCAAGCGCCAATTTATATTGATGACACTCCGGGTCAAACCGTGTTGGAAATTAGAGCAAAAGCAAGACGGTTGAAATCTGAAAAAAATATCGGATTGATTATAATCGATTATTTACAGCTTATGTCTTCCAGTACTAGAATGGACAGCAGAGAAAGAGAAATTTCTACAATTTCCCGATCTTTAAAAGCTCTTGCCAAAGAATTAAATGTTCCGGTTATCGCTCTTTCTCAGTTAAACAGAGCTGTTGAATCAAGAAGTGATAAAAGACCGCAACTTTCCGATCTTAGAGAATCAGGTTCAATTGAACAGGACGCAGATGTTGTAATTTTTCTAAATCGTCCCGAATATTACGGTATAACTCAATTTGCCGATGGAGAATCGACTGAAGGTATTGCGGAAATTATAGTCGGTAAGCAGCGTAATGGTCCCACAGGAGATGTAAGACTTAAATTTCTTAAGGATTTTGCCAGATTCGAAAACTTGGATTTATTTCATTCAAGTTTTGAACAGCAAATATCATCAAGTGAAGAAGAGGATTTACCAATATGA
- a CDS encoding DUF1460 domain-containing protein codes for MKMFYFFVFILIYNLSISAQSIYSENDVEICNSKFEFAVSKNLQKLPISEVVAAIGKTYLGLDYEAFTLEKGDSEQLVIHLSGLDCYTFFESSLAFARCIKEGKTTFQDYQNEIKNLRYRNGIINEYPSRLHYAADWLYDNSKRGNVKDITKEIGGTKFDKKINFMSTHSDLYKQLKNNPKFVKEIKSVEDSMNSRDYYYIPQEHIGCAESKINNGDIILITAKTDGLDISHTGIAVKMDDNRIHFMHAPIKGKKIQITEQPLADYVKSVEKHTGIMVARVLEP; via the coding sequence ATGAAAATGTTTTATTTTTTTGTTTTTATTTTAATATATAATTTAAGTATCTCTGCGCAATCAATTTATTCGGAAAATGACGTTGAGATATGTAATTCAAAATTTGAATTTGCGGTTTCAAAAAATTTACAAAAATTACCCATAAGTGAAGTTGTTGCCGCAATCGGTAAAACTTATTTAGGTTTAGATTATGAGGCTTTTACTTTAGAAAAAGGAGATTCGGAACAGCTTGTTATTCATCTTTCCGGTTTGGATTGCTATACATTTTTTGAAAGCTCACTTGCGTTTGCGAGATGCATAAAAGAAGGAAAAACTACTTTTCAAGATTATCAGAATGAAATTAAAAATCTTCGTTATAGAAACGGAATTATTAATGAATATCCGTCAAGACTGCATTATGCGGCAGATTGGTTATACGATAACTCAAAACGCGGAAATGTGAAAGACATAACTAAAGAAATCGGCGGAACTAAATTTGACAAAAAAATTAATTTCATGAGCACGCATTCCGATTTGTATAAACAATTAAAGAATAATCCTAAATTTGTAAAAGAAATAAAATCTGTTGAAGATTCAATGAACAGTCGAGATTATTATTATATTCCTCAAGAGCATATCGGCTGTGCCGAAAGTAAAATTAATAATGGCGATATAATTTTAATTACCGCAAAAACGGATGGCTTGGACATTTCGCATACGGGAATTGCCGTTAAAATGGATGACAATAGAATTCATTTTATGCACGCGCCTATCAAAGGGAAGAAAATTCAAATTACCGAACAGCCGCTTGCCGATTATGTAAAAAGTGTTGAGAAACATACAGGCATTATGGTTGCAAGAGTTTTAGAGCCATAA
- a CDS encoding anhydro-N-acetylmuramic acid kinase — MQRLFDLSKKEKKFVIGIMSGTSLDGVDVALVEIDGNSIFTKINLIGFLEFPFPNGLKDKLLKNSIKESSNVEDISQLNFLIPNIYFDAIQVLCRSLNFPIEKIDLIGSHGQTIQHLPNKQNYFDYNISSTLQIGDPAVLAKLSGVITVGDFRSGDMALGGEGAPLVPYFDYILFHSHLKNRALLNIGGISNFTILNKEKGLKDVFAFDVGPGNMLIDIVTKKLFDKAFDNDGNFARSGNFNDELFERLKLQDSFIERQPPKSTGREYYGESFLSNLFKDFENLKSEDWLTTITKFTSYAIFRNYKKFIEEETKIDELIVSGGGAKNKFLYECLSKDFGQEIEIKIIDDIGVSSDAKEAICFAVLANETVSGNPTNIPRTTGAKHPTILGKICLP, encoded by the coding sequence ATGCAAAGACTTTTTGACCTTTCTAAAAAAGAAAAGAAATTTGTAATAGGAATTATGTCCGGAACTTCTTTGGACGGAGTTGATGTAGCGCTTGTTGAAATTGATGGAAACAGTATTTTTACAAAAATTAATTTGATTGGATTTTTAGAATTCCCTTTCCCAAATGGTTTGAAAGATAAATTGTTGAAAAATTCAATTAAAGAATCGAGTAACGTTGAAGATATTTCACAATTAAATTTTCTTATTCCAAATATTTATTTTGACGCAATTCAAGTTCTGTGCAGATCTCTCAATTTCCCCATCGAAAAAATTGATTTAATTGGTTCGCACGGACAAACAATTCAGCATTTGCCGAATAAACAAAATTATTTTGATTACAATATTTCTTCTACATTGCAGATTGGCGATCCCGCTGTATTAGCTAAGTTAAGCGGAGTTATTACTGTCGGGGACTTTAGATCTGGCGATATGGCTTTGGGTGGAGAAGGTGCTCCGCTTGTTCCATATTTTGATTATATTTTATTTCATTCGCATCTGAAAAACAGAGCTTTGTTAAACATCGGTGGAATTTCAAACTTCACAATCTTAAACAAAGAAAAAGGATTGAAAGATGTATTCGCTTTTGACGTTGGTCCTGGCAATATGCTGATAGATATTGTTACAAAAAAACTTTTTGATAAAGCGTTTGACAATGACGGAAATTTTGCCAGATCAGGAAATTTCAATGATGAGTTATTTGAAAGACTGAAACTGCAAGATTCTTTTATTGAAAGGCAGCCGCCTAAATCTACGGGACGTGAATATTACGGTGAAAGCTTTTTATCAAATTTATTTAAAGATTTTGAAAACTTAAAAAGTGAAGACTGGCTTACAACAATTACAAAATTTACGTCATACGCAATTTTTAGAAATTATAAAAAGTTTATTGAGGAAGAAACAAAAATTGATGAACTAATTGTAAGCGGAGGCGGAGCAAAAAACAAATTTTTGTACGAATGTTTAAGTAAAGATTTCGGACAAGAGATTGAAATAAAAATAATTGATGATATCGGCGTTTCATCTGACGCGAAGGAAGCAATTTGCTTTGCAGTTCTGGCAAATGAAACGGTTTCGGGAAATCCTACAAACATTCCGAGAACAACAGGCGCTAAACATCCTACAATTCTCGGTAAAATATGTTTACCATAA
- the gatB gene encoding Asp-tRNA(Asn)/Glu-tRNA(Gln) amidotransferase subunit GatB, which translates to MEFEAVIGLEVHAQLLTETKIFCGCSTKFGNPANSNVCPVCLGHPGVLPVLNKKVVEFTTLMGLATNCTINETSTFERKNYFYPDLPKGYQISQFELPICENGFININTSEVKKIRIKRIHMEEDAGKSIHDQGSDTLVDVNRCGTPLMEIVSEPDLSSGEEAYQYLTNLKQIITYLGICDGNMEEGSLRCDANISIRPKGSSKLGTRTEVKNMNSFRNVQRAIDFEIDRQINLVEDGGVVVQQTLLWNAEQNKAASMRGKEEAHDYRYFPDPDLMPVVVSEEWKNEIFKSMPELPKKRKERFVNELQLTEYDAEVLTSQKEMADYFEEVLKETADTKIAANWVMGDVLKILNEQKLTFTKFPVSAKNLGKLINLITANKISSKIAKDVFPIMLEDDKDPNIIVEERNLIQITDTSAIETAVDNVIKNNPSQVEEFKSGKEKVLGFFVGQIMKETKGKANPQIVNQLLREKLK; encoded by the coding sequence TTGGAATTTGAAGCGGTCATTGGTTTAGAGGTTCATGCTCAACTTTTAACGGAGACAAAAATATTTTGCGGCTGCTCTACAAAATTCGGGAATCCGGCAAACTCAAATGTTTGTCCGGTTTGCTTGGGTCATCCGGGAGTTTTACCGGTCTTAAATAAAAAAGTTGTTGAATTTACAACATTAATGGGATTGGCAACAAACTGCACTATCAATGAAACTTCAACGTTTGAAAGAAAAAATTATTTTTATCCCGATCTTCCTAAGGGCTATCAAATTTCACAATTTGAACTGCCTATTTGTGAAAATGGATTTATTAATATAAATACCAGTGAAGTGAAAAAAATAAGAATTAAAAGAATTCACATGGAAGAAGATGCCGGAAAATCTATTCATGATCAAGGTTCGGATACTTTAGTGGATGTAAATAGATGCGGAACGCCGCTGATGGAAATTGTAAGCGAACCCGATCTTAGCAGCGGGGAAGAAGCTTATCAATATTTAACGAATTTAAAACAGATCATTACATACCTCGGTATCTGTGATGGAAATATGGAAGAAGGTTCGCTTAGATGCGACGCGAATATTTCAATAAGACCAAAAGGTTCTTCTAAACTAGGAACGCGTACCGAAGTGAAAAACATGAATTCATTTAGAAATGTTCAGCGCGCTATTGATTTTGAAATTGATAGACAAATAAATTTAGTTGAGGACGGCGGTGTAGTTGTGCAGCAGACATTATTGTGGAACGCTGAGCAAAATAAGGCAGCTTCAATGAGAGGAAAAGAAGAAGCGCATGATTATAGATATTTTCCCGATCCGGATCTAATGCCTGTTGTGGTAAGTGAAGAATGGAAAAACGAAATATTTAAAAGTATGCCTGAACTTCCGAAAAAAAGAAAAGAGAGATTTGTTAACGAACTTCAGTTAACCGAATATGATGCCGAAGTTTTAACTTCACAAAAAGAAATGGCTGATTATTTTGAAGAAGTATTAAAAGAAACCGCTGATACGAAAATTGCAGCTAATTGGGTAATGGGGGATGTTTTAAAAATATTAAATGAACAAAAATTAACTTTCACTAAATTTCCTGTTTCCGCAAAAAATTTGGGAAAGTTGATTAACTTAATTACAGCAAATAAAATAAGCAGCAAAATTGCCAAAGACGTTTTTCCCATAATGTTGGAAGACGATAAAGATCCGAACATAATTGTTGAAGAGAGAAATTTAATTCAAATTACCGATACTTCCGCAATTGAAACTGCTGTAGATAATGTTATTAAAAACAATCCATCTCAAGTTGAGGAATTTAAATCCGGCAAAGAAAAAGTATTAGGATTTTTCGTCGGTCAAATTATGAAGGAAACTAAAGGCAAGGCAAATCCTCAAATAGTGAACCAATTATTGAGAGAAAAATTAAAGTGA
- the bshB1 gene encoding bacillithiol biosynthesis deacetylase BshB1 produces the protein MKLDFIAFAAHPDDAELSMGGTIAKLTKAGSKFGIADLTGGELGTRGSKSIRKIESKNADKILNVAVRENLGIKDGHVFINQENTSKIVKVIRKYQPEIIFAPYFNDRHPDHIETSKLIKRAMFLSGLPKYKTIVNSNAQKAYRPKKIYYFMQTYEFIPSFIVDISETFDTKMKAVWAYQTQFFNKNSKTNEPETFISNPEFIKYLEARAKTFGFKIGKPFGEPFFSEEAIEMDLFNILKGNL, from the coding sequence TTGAAATTAGATTTTATTGCTTTCGCTGCGCATCCGGATGATGCTGAATTATCAATGGGAGGCACAATCGCAAAATTAACAAAAGCCGGTTCAAAATTTGGAATTGCTGATCTGACCGGCGGTGAACTTGGAACAAGAGGTTCTAAATCAATTAGAAAAATTGAATCGAAAAATGCCGATAAAATTCTTAATGTTGCCGTTAGAGAAAATTTAGGAATTAAAGATGGTCATGTTTTTATAAATCAGGAAAATACATCGAAAATTGTAAAAGTTATTAGAAAGTATCAGCCTGAAATAATTTTTGCTCCATACTTTAACGACAGACATCCCGATCATATTGAAACAAGCAAATTAATTAAACGTGCAATGTTTCTTTCCGGATTGCCAAAATATAAGACAATCGTTAATTCAAATGCTCAAAAAGCTTACAGACCAAAAAAGATTTATTATTTTATGCAGACTTACGAATTTATTCCATCTTTCATTGTTGACATTTCTGAAACCTTTGATACAAAAATGAAAGCGGTTTGGGCTTATCAAACACAATTTTTCAATAAAAATTCGAAAACAAACGAGCCGGAAACTTTTATTAGTAATCCGGAATTCATAAAATATTTGGAAGCGCGCGCCAAGACTTTTGGATTTAAAATTGGGAAACCATTTGGTGAACCTTTCTTTTCTGAAGAAGCAATTGAAATGGATTTATTTAACATTTTAAAAGGGAATTTATGA
- a CDS encoding NAD(P)-dependent oxidoreductase, with the protein MKLGLIGTGLMGKPIAQKLVESNHKLNIYNRTKSKTAELAKLGAVAFSDIIEFMQETDAIILMLSNYDSIDEVLFGSNIGNFENKTIIQMSTISPSESVELNSRIKRLRGSYFEAPVLGSIPQILNGELIVLVGSSNEQFSKWKNIFDTFSNKVLHIGEIGQAAAMKLALNQLIISETVAFAVSLGFVRENNLNVETFMEILRNSALYAPTFDKKLPNYLSGNFDSPNFPVKHLLKDLDLMLNSFAEKNINTDSLKSIRKILIDSIQKGNSDKDYSAIYNSVHLQKRNQF; encoded by the coding sequence ATGAAGTTAGGACTGATTGGCACCGGTTTAATGGGTAAGCCTATTGCGCAAAAATTAGTTGAATCAAATCATAAATTAAATATTTACAATAGAACAAAAAGCAAAACAGCAGAACTAGCAAAATTAGGAGCCGTCGCATTTTCAGATATTATAGAATTTATGCAGGAAACTGATGCAATTATTTTAATGCTTTCAAATTACGATTCAATAGATGAAGTTTTATTCGGCAGCAACATTGGAAATTTTGAAAACAAAACTATAATTCAAATGAGTACAATTTCACCATCGGAAAGTGTTGAATTAAACTCACGAATAAAAAGACTTCGCGGAAGTTATTTTGAAGCCCCCGTTTTGGGAAGCATTCCTCAAATATTAAATGGAGAATTAATTGTTTTAGTCGGTTCCTCTAATGAACAGTTTTCAAAATGGAAAAATATCTTTGATACATTTAGCAATAAGGTTTTGCATATCGGCGAAATTGGACAGGCTGCGGCAATGAAATTAGCACTGAACCAATTGATAATTTCCGAAACAGTTGCATTTGCTGTTAGTCTTGGCTTTGTAAGAGAAAATAATTTGAATGTTGAAACATTCATGGAAATATTACGAAACAGCGCGTTGTACGCACCAACATTTGATAAAAAATTACCAAATTATCTTAGCGGAAATTTTGATAGTCCAAATTTTCCGGTAAAACATTTACTAAAAGATCTGGATTTGATGTTAAATTCATTTGCGGAAAAAAATATTAATACGGATTCATTAAAGTCGATTAGAAAAATTTTAATTGATTCAATTCAAAAGGGCAACTCAGATAAAGATTATTCGGCAATATATAATTCGGTTCATCTCCAAAAGAGAAACCAATTTTGA
- a CDS encoding DUF302 domain-containing protein, with protein sequence MTYYISKIVDYSFDDALIKVQEELKKEGFGVLTEIDVQSTLKNKLNVDFRKYKILGACNPPLAHKAMKAEDKIGVLLPCNVIVQETEDKKIEVAFMNPIVAMQAVKNEALGQIAEEVTGKLKKVYELL encoded by the coding sequence ATGACATATTACATATCTAAAATTGTCGATTATTCATTTGATGATGCTTTAATAAAAGTTCAGGAAGAATTAAAAAAAGAAGGGTTTGGTGTATTAACTGAAATTGACGTTCAGTCAACATTAAAAAATAAATTAAATGTAGATTTCAGGAAATACAAAATACTCGGAGCGTGCAATCCTCCTTTAGCTCACAAAGCGATGAAAGCGGAAGACAAGATCGGAGTTCTTCTTCCTTGTAACGTTATCGTTCAGGAAACTGAAGATAAAAAAATTGAAGTAGCTTTTATGAATCCTATTGTTGCAATGCAGGCCGTTAAAAATGAAGCGCTTGGTCAAATAGCCGAAGAAGTGACAGGCAAATTGAAAAAAGTTTACGAGCTATTATAA
- a CDS encoding DUF998 domain-containing protein: MATFNFRKLLFSAGIISVIFYIFHIVLGSFLWPDYNNLQQPISDLTASQAPNRFLLLAITTIYGFCALIFALAFTFLESKKHIRLVFIGGLLFISLHILSISYGIFPEDLPGSKESFSGFMHLVVTALIAPITILTPVTIGLGFLKDTFWKRFGVLSIVAGILIFLFGGFTAYLFIHKLAYFGLVERINIGILQTWTFLLSYKLINL; encoded by the coding sequence ATGGCAACTTTTAATTTTAGAAAGCTGTTATTTTCAGCCGGAATAATTTCTGTAATATTTTATATTTTTCATATTGTACTTGGTAGCTTTTTATGGCCGGATTATAATAATCTGCAGCAGCCTATAAGTGATTTGACCGCAAGCCAAGCTCCAAACAGATTTTTACTACTTGCAATTACAACAATATATGGATTTTGCGCGCTAATTTTTGCACTTGCTTTCACTTTTCTGGAAAGTAAAAAACACATCAGATTAGTTTTTATAGGCGGATTACTTTTTATCTCACTTCATATTTTATCAATCTCGTATGGAATATTTCCTGAAGATTTACCTGGGAGTAAAGAATCTTTTTCCGGATTTATGCATTTAGTAGTTACTGCGTTAATTGCGCCAATTACAATTCTAACACCCGTAACAATTGGACTTGGTTTTTTAAAAGACACATTCTGGAAAAGATTTGGAGTATTATCTATAGTAGCAGGAATTTTAATATTTCTTTTCGGCGGATTTACGGCTTACTTATTTATTCACAAATTAGCTTACTTCGGATTAGTTGAAAGAATTAATATAGGCATTTTACAAACGTGGACATTTCTCTTATCATATAAATTAATAAATCTGTAA
- the metX gene encoding homoserine O-acetyltransferase, translated as MIVITKFENLFSQSVPLQLECGAELDSVTVAYQSYGTLNKEKNNVIIVNHALTGNAHAAGIIEDIEIKNSEKYPKLYSYNKMFDGKEGWWSPLIGSGKPLDTDKYFIICSNILGSCYGTTGPTSLNLKTNSIYGMNFPEITVRDMVKVQKALLAKLGINKITLAIGGSLGGMQVLEWAIMYPDLVDKIMPIATSAAHSAWAIGLNEASRNAIINDPVWNNGNYKHQPEKGIGLARKIAMISYRSFDSFNKKFGRGFNHKENIFEIESYLNYQGEKLTNRFDANTYLYLSKAMDYHDVGKDRNGITNALSLIKAETKCVGINSDILYPVAEQKENQSQIPNEDYTEIDSIHGHDAFLIEFDQLDKIIRKFLD; from the coding sequence ATGATTGTAATTACTAAATTTGAAAATTTATTTAGTCAGTCAGTTCCTCTTCAACTTGAATGCGGCGCGGAATTAGATTCTGTAACTGTTGCTTATCAGTCTTACGGAACTTTAAACAAAGAAAAAAACAATGTAATTATTGTTAACCACGCTTTGACGGGAAACGCGCATGCAGCCGGAATTATTGAAGATATTGAAATTAAAAATTCTGAAAAATATCCTAAGCTTTATTCGTATAATAAAATGTTTGATGGTAAAGAAGGCTGGTGGTCGCCCTTAATTGGAAGCGGGAAACCTTTAGATACGGATAAATATTTTATAATTTGCTCAAATATTTTAGGCAGTTGTTACGGAACAACCGGTCCAACAAGTTTGAATTTAAAAACAAATTCTATTTACGGAATGAACTTTCCCGAAATAACAGTTAGAGATATGGTAAAAGTTCAAAAAGCATTGCTTGCTAAACTTGGAATTAACAAAATTACATTGGCTATCGGCGGTTCGCTTGGCGGAATGCAGGTTTTGGAATGGGCTATTATGTATCCGGATTTAGTTGATAAAATAATGCCAATCGCGACTTCAGCTGCTCATTCGGCTTGGGCAATTGGCTTGAACGAAGCATCTCGAAATGCAATTATAAATGACCCTGTTTGGAATAACGGTAATTACAAACATCAGCCTGAAAAAGGTATCGGTTTAGCTCGAAAAATTGCGATGATCAGTTATAGAAGTTTTGATTCATTTAATAAAAAATTCGGCCGTGGATTTAATCATAAAGAAAATATTTTTGAAATAGAAAGTTATCTTAATTACCAAGGCGAAAAACTAACAAATAGATTTGACGCCAACACTTATCTTTATTTAAGTAAGGCAATGGATTATCATGACGTTGGAAAAGACCGTAACGGAATAACAAACGCACTTTCATTAATAAAGGCTGAAACAAAATGTGTTGGAATTAATTCTGATATTCTATATCCGGTTGCAGAACAAAAAGAAAATCAAAGTCAAATTCCAAACGAAGATTATACTGAAATTGATTCAATACACGGGCATGACGCATTTCTAATTGAGTTTGATCAACTTGATAAAATAATTAGAAAATTTTTAGATTAA
- a CDS encoding O-acetylhomoserine aminocarboxypropyltransferase/cysteine synthase gives MSNYKYETLQLHAGQEVDSATNSRAVPIYQTSSYVFNDSEHAANLFGLKQFGNIYTRIMNPTSDVFEKRIAALEGGVAALATSSGQAAELLAITNIAQAGDNIVSTSFLYGGTFNLFKVSLPRLGINVKFVDGDEPENFEKLIDDKTKAIYIESIGNPKLNIPDFEKIAEVAHKNGIPLIVDNTFGAAGYLVRPIDYGADIVVASATKWIGGHGTSIGGVIVDSGNFDWGNGKFPLFTEPSPGYHGLNFNEVFGKGSQFGNIAFIIRARVEGLRDLGPCLSPFNSFLFLQGLETLSLRIERHNSNALILANWLKNHPAIDWVWYPGLKEYPSHINAVKYLRSGFYGSMLSFGIKGGLEAGKKFINKVKLASLLANVGDAKTLVIHPASTTHQQLSDDEQRASGVAPEAIRVSVGIEHIDDIINDFEQALNGK, from the coding sequence ATGAGTAATTATAAATATGAAACTTTACAGCTTCACGCTGGACAAGAAGTTGATTCGGCAACAAATTCACGGGCAGTTCCAATTTATCAAACATCATCTTATGTTTTTAATGATTCGGAACACGCGGCTAATTTATTTGGATTAAAACAATTCGGAAATATTTACACTAGAATAATGAATCCGACTTCGGATGTTTTTGAAAAAAGAATAGCAGCATTAGAAGGCGGAGTAGCCGCACTTGCAACTTCTTCCGGACAAGCAGCCGAACTTTTGGCAATAACTAATATTGCGCAAGCCGGAGATAATATTGTATCAACAAGCTTTCTTTATGGAGGAACATTTAATTTATTCAAAGTTTCTTTACCACGTCTCGGAATAAATGTAAAATTTGTCGATGGAGATGAACCAGAGAATTTTGAGAAATTAATTGATGATAAAACTAAAGCAATATATATTGAGTCAATAGGTAATCCAAAATTAAATATCCCGGATTTTGAAAAGATTGCCGAAGTAGCGCATAAAAATGGAATACCATTAATTGTGGATAATACATTTGGCGCGGCAGGCTATTTAGTTCGTCCAATTGATTATGGCGCCGATATTGTTGTAGCATCGGCAACAAAATGGATTGGCGGACATGGAACTTCTATAGGCGGAGTAATTGTTGATTCGGGAAATTTTGATTGGGGAAACGGAAAATTTCCATTATTTACAGAACCCTCACCCGGTTATCATGGATTAAATTTTAATGAAGTTTTTGGCAAAGGATCACAGTTTGGAAATATTGCTTTTATTATTCGTGCAAGAGTTGAGGGATTAAGAGATTTGGGTCCATGCTTAAGTCCGTTTAATTCATTTTTATTTTTACAAGGATTGGAAACTTTATCATTAAGAATAGAAAGGCATAACAGCAACGCGTTAATATTGGCAAATTGGTTAAAGAACCATCCTGCAATTGATTGGGTTTGGTACCCAGGATTAAAAGAATATCCTTCTCATATAAATGCGGTAAAATATTTACGCAGCGGTTTCTACGGCTCGATGCTTTCATTTGGCATAAAAGGCGGATTAGAAGCAGGAAAGAAATTTATCAATAAAGTCAAACTTGCAAGTTTGCTGGCAAACGTAGGCGACGCAAAAACTCTTGTTATACATCCTGCTTCAACAACACATCAGCAGCTTTCCGATGATGAACAAAGAGCATCTGGTGTAGCACCTGAAGCTATAAGAGTATCTGTTGGAATTGAACATATTGATGATATTATTAATGATTTTGAACAAGCATTAAATGGAAAATAA